The Candida albicans SC5314 chromosome 5, complete sequence genome includes a region encoding these proteins:
- the RIX7 gene encoding putative AAA family ATPase (Putative ATPase of the AAA family; role in ribosomal subunit export from the nucleus; mutation impairs hyphal growth and biofilm formation), producing MSKSRTVTGSLDQKIYNLIHDLLQEQTEENKRAATADEEHDPFSCMASSHNLTVSQVLAYVQMKDFQLKRMKKNYLEKSIAASLKVIRQDETEEFGDRENGIGDESEAENDRECENDLMEVKDSNAINKSVVSLWNQEKTDGESDGVNNEEGQQADTTELLKGNKRKAKGSAKTQLKKQKRKIDYSTPNIDLSSLGGVESVTTQLLEIIGLPILHPEIYSSTGVEPPRGVLLYGPPGCGKTTIANALAGELKVPFINISAPSVVSGMSGESEKKLREIFEEAKQIAPCLIFMDEIDAITPKRDGGAQREMEKRIVAQLLTLMDELTLEKTGGKPVVVIGATNRPDSLDSALRRAGRFDREICLNVPNEEQRISILKAMTKNIKLENGEHFNYRELSKLTPGYVGADLKSLVTAAGISAIKRIFETMSELQEESHSVKDDSMDVDPVSLDANKEDMIKKFEQKSEAEKLSTIKKFLNMHPDPLNQEQLAPLAITYQDFVNALPSVQPSAKREGFATIPDVTWQNVGALFKIRMELHMCIVQPIKKPELYLKVGIAAPAGVLMWGPPGCGKTLLAKAVANESRANFISIKGPELLNKYVGESEKAVRQVFQRARASTPCIIFFDELDALVPRRDTSMSESSSRVVNTLLTELDGLNDRKGVFVIGATNRPDMIDPAMLRPGRLDKTLYIELPTPEERLEILKTLVRTNNSPLHRNVDLNAISRDPRCGNFSGADLSSLVKEAGVWALKKRFFQNQKIQELDSSGFYEDSIGEDDISITAEDFDHALSSIRPSVSDRDRMRYEKLNKKLGWNIISDKEPDDAGSTSDKND from the coding sequence ATGTCAAAGAGTAGAACTGTTACTGGATCCTTGGATCAAAAAATCTACAATTTAATCCATGATTTACTTCAGGAGCAGACAGAAGAAAACAAGAGAGCAGCTACCGCAGACGAAGAGCATGATCCATTTTCGTGCATGGCTTCATCTCATAATCTCACTGTTTCCCAGGTGTTGGCTTACGTACAGATGAaagattttcaattgaaaagaatgaagaagaattaccTTGAAAAGTCGATAGCAGCCAGTTTAAAAGTAATTCGTCAAGATGAGACAGAAGAGTTCGGAGATCGTGAGAATGGCATCGGAGATGAATCAGAAGCTGAGAATGATAGAGAGTGTGAGAATGACTTGATGGAGGTCAAAGACCTGAATGCGATAAACAAGTCCGTTGTTTCTTTATGGAATCAGGAAAAGACTGATGGTGAATCTGATGGTGTAAACAATGAAGAGGGCCAGCAAGCAGATACCACAGAGCTACTTAAGggaaacaaaagaaaggCAAAAGGTCTGGCAAAaactcaattgaaaaagcaaaagagaaaaatcGACTACTCTACTCCCAATATAGATTTATCGTCTTTAGGAGGGGTGGAGAGTGTCACGACCCAGTTGTTAGAAATCATTGGACTCCCAATTTTACATCCAGAAATATATTCTTCTACAGGAGTGGAACCACCAAGAGGAGTACTTTTGTACGGCCCTCCGGGATGTGGTAAGACAACCATTGCCAATGCTTTGGCTGGCGAATTGAAGGTGCCATTCATTAATATTTCTGCCCCCTCGGTTGTCTCAGGAATGTCAGGTGAATCTGAGAAAAAACTAAGAGAGATATTTGAAGAAGCCAAACAGATTGCTCCTTGTCTAATATTCATGGACGAAATTGATGCTATTACACCAAAACGAGATGGAGGAGCTCAGAGGGAAATGGAAAAGAGAATAGTAGCGCAATTGTTAACCCTAATGGATGAATTGACATTGGAAAAAACAGGTGGTAAacctgttgttgttattggtgCAACAAACAGACCCGACTCCTTAGATTCAGCGCTTCGACGAGCAGGTAGGTTTGACAGAGAAATTTGCTTAAATGTGCCGAATGAAGAGCAGAGAATCTCCATTCTCAAAGCGATGACGAAAAACATCAAACTCGAGAATGGTGAGCATTTCAACTATAGAGAGCTTTCCAAATTGACTCCAGGTTATGTTGGTGCAGATCTCAAGAGTTTGGTCACTGCTGCAGGTATAAGTGCTATTAAGCgaatttttgaaacaatGAGCGAATTGCAAGAAGAATCACATCTGGTCAAGGATGATTCCATGGATGTGGACCCCGTTAGCTTAGACGCAAATAAAGAAGACatgatcaagaaatttgaGCAAAAATCAGAGGCTGAAAAGTTGTCAACCATTAAAAAGTTTTTAAACATGCATCCAGATCCATTGAATCAAGAACAATTGGCACCTTTGGCTATCACGTATCAAGATTTTGTAAATGCACTTCCCAGTGTCCAGCCCAGTGCCAAGAGAGAGGGATTCGCAACTATTCCAGATGTCACATGGCAAAACGTGGGCGCTTTATTCAAGATCAGAATGGAATTGCATATGTGTATAGTGCAGCCAATCAAAAAGCCTGAGTTGTATTTGAAGGTTGGTATTGCTGCTCCAGCTGGTGTTTTGATGTGGGGACCTCCAGGTTGTGGTAAAACGCTATTAGCTAAAGCTGTTGCTAACGAATCCCGCGCAAACTTTATTTCTATAAAAGGACCAGAATTATTGAACAAGTATGTCGGGGAGTCTGAAAAGGCTGTGCGACAAGTTTTCCAAAGAGCTCGAGCCTCTACGCCGtgtattattttctttgatGAGTTGGATGCGTTGGTCCCAAGGAGAGATACTTCAATGTCAGAGTCGAGCTCTAGAGTCGTTAATACTTTATTGACAGAATTAGATGGTTTGAATGATAGAAAAGGAGTATTTGTCATAGGTGCCACTAATAGACCAGATATGATTGATCCCGCAATGCTTAGACCGGGTAGGCTTGACAAGACTTTGTACATTGAATTACCCACTCCTGAGGAGAGattggaaattttgaaaacattaGTACGCACCAACAATAGTCCCTTGCACAGAaatgttgatttgaatgCGATTTCGAGAGACCCCAGATGTGGAAACTTCTCTGGTGCAGATTTGTCTTCATTGGTTAAAGAGGCAGGGGTCTGGGCTTTGAAAAAGAGGTTTttccaaaaccaaaaaatacaaGAATTGGATAGTTCTGGATTCTATGAAGACTCTATTGGTGAAGATGACATTTCTATTACTGCTGAAGATTTTGATCATGCTCTTTCTTCCATTAGACCCAGTGTTAGTGACAGAGATAGGATGCGTTATGAAAAGCTAAACAAAAAGTTGGGCTGGAATATAATCTCTGATAAAGAGCCTGATGATGCTGGTAGTACATCTGATAAAAACGATTAA
- a CDS encoding uncharacterized protein (Ortholog of Candida tropicalis MYA-3404 : CTRG_03197, Candida lusitaniae ATCC 42720 : CLUG_02837 and Candida albicans WO-1 : CAWG_04597) produces MYKVLSSLPGLSIAGSIISGLLVAPMTNTPFLSFKPSNSVNKVLTTLELDSDIEVSLLGTNASNSSKKIIHGVEARALWKTCRTAFSDSPTYLFNNSGPFIEIKFARDSLATALANSVLPQPGGPHIKTPAGAAIPTFKYNSGFLIGCTIHICNSISILNKAPTFCHVTSGIVANPSLLASGWTSGSAFTKS; encoded by the coding sequence ATGTACAAAGTCTTGTCAAGCCTACCCGGTCTAAGCATTGCGGGATCAATCATATCTGGTCTATTAGTGGCACCTATGACAAATACTCCTTTTCTATCATTCAAACCATCTAATTCTGTCAATAAAGTATTAACGACTCTAGAGCTCGACTCTGACATTGAAGTATCTCTCCTTGGGACCAACGCATCCAACTCatcaaagaaaataatacaCGGCGTAGAGGCTCGAGCTCTTTGGAAAACTTGTCGCACAGCCTTTTCAGACTCCCCGACATACTTGTTCAATAATTCTGGTCCTTTTATAGAAATAAAGTTTGCGCGGGATTCGTTAGCAACAGCTTTAGCTAATAGCGTTTTACCACAACCTGGAGGTCCCCACATCAAAACACCAGCTGGAGCAGCAATACCAACCTTCAAATACAACTCAGGCTTTTTGATTGGCTGCACTATACACATATGCAATTCCATTCTGATCTTGAATAAAGCGCCCACGTTTTGCCATGTGACATCTGGAATAGTTGCGAATCCCTCTCTCTTGGCACTGGGCTGGACACTGGGAAGTGCATTTACAAAATCTTGA
- a CDS encoding pyridoxal 5'-phosphate synthase (Predicted pyridoxal 5'-phosphate synthase; regulated by Gcn4; repressed by amino acid starvation (3-AT treatment); rat catheter biofilm repressed), with amino-acid sequence MSQKESLPESVLNLLNSSRFIHLATCLDNKPHVSLMNYTFVRQRDDNVVIVSTPRKTTKFENMLSNPNVSLLIHDWISVKNTAGQPSEESSASPKRNSLYELLANFNRNELSRVSVMLDGEAKILDKTVDGKDFDFYKSLHLNNSKIDHAQVKNYIENDDNALIIIRITNCKVTDTDNNVESY; translated from the coding sequence ATGTCTCAGAAGGAAAGTTTACCTGAATCTGTTCTTAATTTGCTCAATTCCAGCAGATTCATACATTTAGCAACGTGTTTAGACAACAAGCCCCATGTTTCTTTGATGAATTACACGTTTGTTCGTCAGAGGGATGATAACGTCGTGATTGTTTCTACACCAAGgaaaacaacaaagttTGAAAATATGTTGTCGAATCCCAATGTTTCCTTGTTGATACACGATTGGATTTCTGTGAAGAATACAGCTGGTCAGCCTCTGGAAGAATCATCTGCTTCTCCAAAACGCAACTCACTTTATGAATTGCTTGCGAATTTCAACAGGAATGAGCTCAGTAGAGTGTCTGTTATGTTAGATGGTGAGGCAAAGATTCTTGATAAGACTGTAGATGGGAAggattttgatttctaCAAGTCTTTGCATTTAAACAActcaaaaattgatcacGCCCAAGttaaaaattatattgagAATGATGACAACGCGTTGATTATTATACGCATCACTAATTGTAAGGTAACAGATACGGATAATAATGTGGAGCTGTACTAA
- the ORC4 gene encoding origin recognition complex subunit 4 (Phosphorylated protein similar to S. cerevisiae Orc4, subunit of the origin recognition complex (ORC); induced by alpha pheromone in SpiderM medium) has translation MNSQDHFKDDFEGEFKPIKYLPKRKIDKEESSINSVNPNANIKRIKKASSVIGIDDDNTYLDSPLDKTKHSKTVPDGQYDANDHAITLPEAVEDDIETVKTQILDQLNGNLQIFSSTPSVSEKYSEIYSIFERTIKDKESHSVLMVGPRSSGKTTIVKSALKELNGNYKGEFISIYLNSSVQTDDSSALREIARQLDINVKKDVGGYGSDSMELTNEKIGYANFEKKSINDTFSNILSVLTSNKGDRDERMPLVFVIDEFEKFTVDSRQTLLYNLLDISQSSATPLCVVGLTTKITTKEALEKRVSSRFSQRVISLVHEASLENFWDNCKASLLLQDSTIDKLKNPEYGLSWNKHVEQLYCKKNSLLKGMVVRNYHTAKDYRKFNNACKVPVSKLSLHHTYIEESYFKLRTTGSNGVQDLVTSLSDLELLLVIAAVRWIEKFELQTINFNLAYTEYQEMVKNFNTGNAIVSSTSLDSRIAANIKVDRKVLSRRVSLNSWSTLYKLGILLDPKGDYVEGQSNNYSYHINKNLIIEENQMVLVDITLDELNGFIEDKHVFKRFVRL, from the coding sequence ATGAATTCACAGGACCATTTCAAGGATGATTTTGAAGGCGAATTTAAACCAATTAAGTATTTGCCCAAACGAAAAATAGACAAAGAAGAgtcatcaatcaattctgTGAACCCGAATGCtaatattaaaagaatcaaaaagGCGTCACTGGTGATTGGTATTGATGACGACAATACATATCTAGACAGCCCATTGGATAAAACTAAACATTCCAAAACAGTACCAGATGGTCAATATGATGCTAATGACCATGCTATAACTCTTCCAGAGGCTGTAGAAGATGACATTGAAACAGTGAAAACCCAAATACTCGATCAACTAAATGGAAATTTGcaaatattttcatcaactcCTTCCGTATCTGAAAAATATTCTGAAATCTATTCGATATTTGAGCGAACTAtcaaagacaaagaaagTCACTCTGTGTTAATGGTAGGACCAAGATCTAGTGGAAAAACAACGATTGTTAAAAGCGCCTTAAAAGAGTTAAATGGCAATTACAAGGGTGAGTTTATTTCCATATATTTAAATTCCTCAGTTCAAACTGATGACAGTTCCGCTCTTCGAGAAATAGCAAGACAGTTGGATATCAATGTGAAAAAAGATGTGGGTGGGTATGGTTCCGATTCGATGGAGTTGACAAATGAAAAGATCGGGTATgcaaattttgaaaaaaaatctataaATGACACTTTTTCCAACATATTAAGTGTATTGACCAGCAACAAGGGAGATCGGGATGAAAGAATGCCCTTGgtttttgttattgatgaatttgaaaaatttactGTTGACAGTAGACAGACTTTATTGTATAATTTGCTAGATATATCGCAAAGCAGTGCAACTCCATTATGTGTTGTTGGGCTAACCACCAAAATAACGACAAAGGAAGCGTTGGAAAAGAGAGTTAGTAGCAGATTTTCTCAAAGGGTCATTTCTTTGGTTCATGAAGCTTCATTAGAGAACTTCTGGGATAACTGTAAAGCGTCACTTTTGTTACAAGATTCCAccattgataaattgaaaaatccaGAGTATGGATTACTGTGGAATAAGCATGTTGAGCAATTGTACTGCAAAAAGAACAGTCTTCTTAAAGGCATGGTTGTTCGTAATTATCACACCGCCAAGGATTATAGAAAGTTCAACAATGCCTGTAAAGTGCCTGTTTCAAAGTTGAGTTTACATCATACCTACATTGAGGAAAGCTATTTTAAATTGCGTACTACCGGTAGCAACGGGGTGCAGGATTTGGTGACTTCATTATCAGATTTGGAATTGCTTTTGGTTATTGCGGCCGTAAGGTGGatagaaaaatttgaacTTCAAACCATAAATTTTAACTTGGCCTACACAGAATATCAAGAGATGGTCAAAAACTTCAACACTGGTAACGCTATTGTCAGCTCGACTTCCCTTGACAGCAGAATTGCTGCAAATATCAAAGTGGATAGAAAGGTTTTATCCCGAAGGGTGTCGCTAAATAGTTGGAGCACGTTGTACAAGCTAGGTATATTGTTGGACCCTAAAGGTGACTATGTCGAAGGTCAATCTAACAACTATAGCTATCATATCAACAAGAATTTAATTATAGAGGAGAATCAAATGGTGTTGGTAGATATCACGCTCGATGAGTTAAATGGCTTTATAGAAGACAAGCATGTGTTCAAACGCTTTGTTAGGTTGTAA
- the SST2 gene encoding GTPase-activating protein (Predicted regulator of G-protein signaling in mating pathway; null mutation causes alpha-factor hypersensitivity and mating defect (in opaque MTLa/MTLa background); transcript induced by alpha factor) has protein sequence MDSIITINMPRDNMELDYDCQKHTKGSILLASITPQNTKLLTELGCSPSKTSILHEATHHKFSRTSSGRIFEKDIKDIFSLLIISLRLERDGLTNYLFNSPPIIKLHKPLRKSYPYSFSLESAIEKMKDLQLDVESVNTVTCISYSFKSEVSLALIEQFYKARLLHSPADRTRSGAKSNVALQPTPKGIAIVQEFCERIGMEREEFPEVLLAHDFNTMELFNFDRDTRSDRILYSEYLLYLLFNLMMGPEPNVWTPSNTQDALPSLNFSDSESFDKLYKVFSNSQDAKNAKQNNDDSSDVEGFSFTSYRHFSKTHQSSETHSVTDSKEMATSPFHHRYFTNPESDAHSQYYVSSVGVRLLKDKIVLVGPNKSVTVDYCISGKAIYQWILDCTDIINPNHAHEIARLLVKHNLIKPVSFSSSLSFSRDAFYQLSTLGLALSSWDFFDRNLQDSSSLQPGTKILRLASNVTLQNILNDPGMRLQFRKHLIKDHCVENLEAYIQLMQFEETYKAWEDLSDIIDNQNHSCIPVKSSDVNIHLKDLQVTCMSFAFQIFHTYLSIDSPKIVNIDFRLRSKITTLMIGDSGARDNGDNESIIYLQTPTEDFALGSSVSEEAGGSTPRCHDHDELSAPANNFRKIANSLLQIKLQIYHLMEVDSIPKFLETLGVTSNRIITTF, from the coding sequence atggATTCAATTATCACGATAAATATGCCACGAGATAATATGGAGTTAGATTATGACTGCCAAAAACATACAAAAGGACTGATTTTGCTTGCTTCTATAACTCCACAAAACACAAAATTGCTCACGGAGTTGGGATGTTCTCCCTCAAAGACTTCTATTTTACATGAGGCTACCCATCACAAGTTTAGTCGAACTAGCAGTGGTAggatatttgaaaaagatataaAAGATATATTCtcattattgattatatcTCTCAGGTTAGAAAGAGATGGATTGACtaattatttgtttaattcACCACCTATAATTAAGCTTCACAAACCGCTAAGGAAAAGCTACCCATATTCTTTTAGCTTGGAGTCAGCTATTGAGAAAATGAAAGACTTACAGCTAGACGTTGAGCTGGTTAACACAGTTACTTGTATTTCATACAGCTTTAAATCGGAAGTAAGTTTAGCGTTGATTGAACAGTTTTACAAAGCTAGATTGTTACACTCACCTGCTGATAGAACAAGGAGTGGGGCCAAGTCCAATGTTGCATTACAACCAACCCCCAAAGGAATAGCTATTGTCCAAGAATTCTGtgaaagaattggaatGGAGAGGGAAGAATTTCCTGAAGTTCTTTTGGCACATGATTTCAATACCATGGAGTTATTTAACTTTGATCGCGATACTAGGAGCGACAGGATCCTCTATTCAGAATACTtactttatttattattcaatttaatgaTGGGGCCAGAACCAAATGTTTGGACTCCTTCAAACACACAGGATGCGTTACCaagtttgaatttttcagaCAGTGAAAGCTTTGATAAGCTATACAAAGTATTTAGTAATTCCCAAGACGCCAAGAATGCGAAGCAGAACAATGATGACTCTTCAGATGTTGAGGGATTCAGTTTTACTAGTTATCGCCATTTCTCAAAAACACACCAAAGCTCTGAAACACATTCAGTTACTGATAGTAAAGAAATGGCAACTAGCCCATTCCACCACAGGTACTTTACTAACCCGGAATCAGATGCTCATTCACAATATTATGTATCCTCTGTTGGTGTTCGGTTATTAAAAGACAAAATAGTTTTGGTTGGACCGAATAAAAGTGTTACAGTTGACTATTGTATCAGTGGTAAGGCAATATACCAGTGGATACTAGATTGCACGGATATCATAAACCCAAATCATGCTCACGAAATTGCCAGGTTGCTTGTCAAACACAATTTAATAAAGCCAGTATCCTTTTCTAGCAGCCTTAGTTTCTCTAGAGACGCCTTTTACCAATTGTCAACCCTAGGATTAGCACTATCTCTGTGGGACTTTTTCGATAGAAATTTACAGGATAGTTCCTCTTTGCAACCTGgaacaaaaattttaagATTGGCTAGCAATGTTACATTGcagaatattttgaatgatCCGGGAATGCGGCTACAGTTTCGAAAACATTTGATTAAGGATCATTGTGTTGAAAATTTAGAAGCTTATATTCAACTAATGCAATTTGAGGAAACGTACAAAGCTTGGGAGGATTTAAGTGATATTATCGACAACCAAAACCACAGCTGCATACCAGTAAAAAGCTCAGATGTTAACATACATTTGAAGGATTTGCAAGTAACATGTATGTCTTTTGCTTTCCAAATATTCCACACTTATTTGAGTATAGATTCTCCGAAGATTGtgaatattgattttagaTTAAGATCAAAAATCACTACATTGATGATTGGGGATTCAGGGGCTAGAGATAATGGCGATAACGAGTCgattatttatttacaaACACCTACTGAAGATTTTGCTTTGGGGTCATCAGTACTGGAAGAAGCAGGAGGTTCTACACCGAGATGTCATGATCATGATGAGCTTTCGGCACCAGCTAACAATTTCAGAAAGATTGCAAATCTGTTGCTACAAATTAAGCTTCAAATATACCACCTTATGGAAGTTGACTCTATCCCAAAGTTTTTGGAAACATTAGGTGTAACAAGTAATAGGATAATTACAACTTTCTAG
- the GCD11 gene encoding translation initiation factor eIF2 subunit gamma (Gamma subunit of translation initiation factor eIF2; involved in identification of the start codon; likely essential for growth, based on an insertional mutagenesis strategy; Spider biofilm repressed) has translation MSYDDIENATPDIVIGSTIEEPEEDYQVESDNELQAADHESSQINEESAKGKKSVAFTGLDEDEENAEELARKEFEEGGGLPEQPENPDFNELTPLSPEIINRQATINIGTIGHVAHGKSTVVRAISGVQTVRFKDELERNITIKLGYANAKIYKCDNPECPEPDCYRSFKSDKEIRPKCQRAGCDGRYKLLRHVSFVDCPGHDILMSTMLSGAAVMDAALLLIAGNESCPQPQTSEHLAAIEIMKLKHVIILQNKVDLMREESALEHEKSIIQFIRGTIADNAPIVPISAQLKYNIDAVNQFIVNYIPVPMRDFTASPRLIVIRSFDVNKPGADVDELKGGVAGGSILTGVFKIGDEIEIRPGIVTKDDQGKIQCKPIFSNVVSLFAEHNDLKFAVPGGLIGVGTKVDPTLCRADRLVGQVVGAKGNLPSIYADIEINYFLLRRLLGVKTEGQKQGAKVRKLEQSEVLMVNIGSTATGARVVAVKADMARLQLTTPACTEINEKIALSRRIEKHWRLIGWATIKKGTALEPIS, from the coding sequence ATGTCATACGACGATATAGAAAATGCCACTCCTGATATTGTTATTGGGAGTACTATAGAGGAACCTGAAGAAGATTACCAAGTGGAAAGTGACAATGAGTTACAAGCCGCAGACCATGAGTCATCGCAAATAAATGAAGAATCAGCCAAAGGCAAAAAGTCAGTTGCATTTACTGGATTGGATGAAGACGAGGAAAATGCAGAGGAATTGGCCAGAAAGGAGTTTGAAGAAGGTGGTGGATTGCCTGAACAACCAGAAAACCCAGATTTCAATGAGTTAACACCTTTATCTCCCGAGATTATCAACAGGCAAGCCACCATTAATATTGGTACCATTGGTCATGTCGCCCACGGGAAGTCTACTGTTGTCAGGGCTATCTCTGGTGTCCAGACCGTTCGTTTCAAGGATGAATTAGAAAGAAACATTACTATCAAGTTAGGTTACGCCAATGCcaaaatttacaaatgTGATAACCCAGAGTGTCCAGAACCAGATTGTTACAGATCATTCAAATCAGATAAGGAAATAAGACCAAAATGTCAAAGAGCTGGCTGTGACGGTCGCTACAAATTGTTAAGACATGTCTCTTTTGTTGATTGTCCAGGACATGATATTTTGATGAGTACTATGTTGTCAGGTGCTGCCGTGATGGATGCCgccttgttgttgattgcCGGTAATGAAAGTTGTCCACAACCCCAGACTTCTGAGCATTTGGCTGCCATTGaaattatgaaattgaaacatgttattattttgcAAAATAAAGTTGATTTGATGAGAGAAGAATCAGCCTTGGAACACGAAAAATCTATCATTCAGTTTATTAGAGGTACAATTGCCGATAATGCTCCGATCGTGCCTATTTCTGCTCAATTGAAATACAACATTGATGCAgtgaatcaatttattgttaaCTACATACCTGTGCCAATGAGAGACTTTACTGCTTCACCAAGATTGATCGTTATCAGATCTTTCGATGTGAACAAGCCTGGTGCAGATGTAGACGAATTGAAAGGAGGTGTTGCAGGTGGTTCTATTTTGACTGGTGTTTTTAAGATTGGTGATGAGATCGAGATTAGACCTGGTATCGTCACCAAAGATGATCAAGGAAAGATTCAATGTAAACCTATATTCTCGAACGTGGTTTCCTTGTTTGCTGAGCATAAcgatttgaaatttgctGTTCCTGGTGGTTTGATTGGTGTTGGTACTAAAGTTGATCCTACGTTGTGTAGGGCTGATAGATTGGTTGGTCAAGTTGTTGGTGCAAAAGGAAACTTGCCCTCTATTTACGCTGATATTGAGATAAACTATTTCCTATTAAGAAGATTGTTGGGTGTCAAAACTGAAGGTCAAAAGCAAGGTGCTAAAGTTCGTAAGTTGGAACAATCTGAAGTGTTGATGGTAAATATTGGTTCTACTGCAACTGGTGCTAGAGTGGTTGCTGTTAAAGCAGATATGGCTCGTTTACAATTGACTACACCAGCCTGTACAGAAATCAACGAAAAAATTGCGTTGTCTAGACGTATTGAAAAGCATTGGCGTTTGATTGGTTGGGCCACTATCAAGAAAGGTACAGCATTAGAACCAATTTCTTAA